One window of the Hippocampus zosterae strain Florida chromosome 8, ASM2543408v3, whole genome shotgun sequence genome contains the following:
- the pde4ba gene encoding cAMP-specific 3',5'-cyclic phosphodiesterase 4B isoform X4: MGACYFDKKERKLGKLNGWRKFKRMLNRELTHLSEMSRSGNQVSEFISNTFLDKQNEVEIPSPTPKTREKKKQHKQQLMTQISGVKKISHGPSLSSSSISRFGVKTDKEELLSKELDDLNKWGLNIFTVSEYSNSRPLTCIMYAIFQERDLLKTFKIPVDTFVAYMMTLEDHYHSDVAYHNSLHAADVAQSTHILLSTPALDAVFTDLEILAAIFAAAIHDVDHPGVSNQFLINTNSELALMYNDESVLENHHLAVGFKLLQEEGCDIFQNLTKKQRQSLRKMVIDMVLATDMSKHMSLLADLKTMVETKKVTSSGVLLLDNYTDRIQVLRNMVHCADLSNPTKSLELYRQWTDRIMEEFFHQGDRERERGMEISPMCDKHTASVEKSQVGFIDYIVHPLWETWADLVHPDAQDILDTLEDNRNWYQSMIPQSPSPPFYDQGSHGHGGGTGGPSGDKFQFELTLEEEDLDGIEKDGDVEEEEEVDEDAIDDEEDSLEDCRSPPLDFQEHNEGDMMEPTSMIEIVTHEASPTDT; encoded by the exons ATGGGAGCCTGCTATTTTGACAAGAAAGAGAGGAAATTAGGGAAGCTTAATGGCTGGAGGAAG TTTAAGAGAATGTTGAATCGGGAGTTGACACACCTATCTGAGATGAGTCGATCTGGGAATCAGGTGTCCGAATTCATCTCCAACACTTTCTTAG ACAAACAGAACGAGGTGGAGATACCATCACCCACACCCAAGACAcgggagaagaagaagcagcacaAGCAGCAGCTGATGACGCAGATCAGCGGTGTCAAGAAGATCTCCCATGGGCCTTCGCTTTCAAGCAGCAGCATCTCACGTTTCGGTGTCAAAACGGATAAAGAGGAGTTGCTGTCCAAGGAACTCGACGATCTGAACAAATGGGGTCTGAATATCTTCACAGTTTCCGAGTACTCAAACAGCCGACCTCTTACCTGCATCATGTACGCCATCTTTCAG GAGCGGGAtctattaaaaacatttaagatcCCAGTGGACacatttgtggcttatatgaTGACACTAGAAGATCATTACCATTCCGATGTGGCCTACCACAACAGCCTGCATGCAGCTGACGTAGCCCAGTCCACGCACATCCTTCTCTCTACTCCAGCCCTCGAT GCTGTCTTCACTGATCTTGAAATCCTCGCTGCCATCTTTGCCGCTGCCATCCATGATGTTGACCATCCTGGAGTATCAAACCAATTCCTCATCAATACCA ATTCCGAGCTGGCCCTGATGTACAACGATGAGTCTGTGCTAGAGAATCATCACTTGGCTGTGGGATTCAAACTCTTGCAAGAAGAAGGCTGTGACATCTTCCAGAACCTCACAAAAAAGCAGCGACAGTCCCTACGCAAGATGGTCATTGACATG GTTTTAGCAACTGACATGTCCAAACACATGAGTCTGTTGGCTGATCTGAAGACAATGGTGGAAACCAAGAAAGTGACGAGCTCTGGAGTGCTGTTGCTGGACAATTACACAGACAGAATACAG GTGCTGCGAAACATGGTGCATTGTGCTGATTTGAGCAACCCCACAAAGTCCCTTGAGCTGTACCGTCAATGGACTGATCGGATAATGGAGGAATTCTTCCACCAGGGAGACCGGGAGAGGGAACGAGGGATGGAGATCAGTCCGATGTGTGATAAACACACAGCTTCAGTGGAAAAAAGTCAG GTGGGTTTCATTGACTACATTGTCCACCCTCTGTGGGAAACTTGGGCCGATCTGGTTCATCCCGATGCGCAGGATATTCTGGACACACTGGAAGACAACAGGAACTGGTATCAGAGCATGATCCCCCAGAGCCCCTCCCCACCCTTCTATGATCAAGGTTCTCATGGACATGGGGGAGGCACTGGAGGGCCAAGTGGGGACAAGTTTCAGTTTGAGCTGaccctggaggaggaggacttggacGGTATAGAGAAAGATGGTgacgtggaggaggaagaggaagtagaTGAGGATGCGATCGATGATGAGGAGGACAGCCTAGAAGATTGTCGTTCTCCTCCTCTGGACTTTCAGGAGCACAACGAGGGTGACATGATGGAGCCCACGTCGATGATCGAGATCGTGACGCACGAGGCGTCACCCACAGACACATAG
- the pde4ba gene encoding cAMP-specific 3',5'-cyclic phosphodiesterase 4B isoform X5 yields MPEANYLLSVSWGYIKFKRMLNRELTHLSEMSRSGNQVSEFISNTFLDKQNEVEIPSPTPKTREKKKQHKQQLMTQISGVKKISHGPSLSSSSISRFGVKTDKEELLSKELDDLNKWGLNIFTVSEYSNSRPLTCIMYAIFQERDLLKTFKIPVDTFVAYMMTLEDHYHSDVAYHNSLHAADVAQSTHILLSTPALDAVFTDLEILAAIFAAAIHDVDHPGVSNQFLINTNSELALMYNDESVLENHHLAVGFKLLQEEGCDIFQNLTKKQRQSLRKMVIDMVLATDMSKHMSLLADLKTMVETKKVTSSGVLLLDNYTDRIQVLRNMVHCADLSNPTKSLELYRQWTDRIMEEFFHQGDRERERGMEISPMCDKHTASVEKSQVGFIDYIVHPLWETWADLVHPDAQDILDTLEDNRNWYQSMIPQSPSPPFYDQGSHGHGGGTGGPSGDKFQFELTLEEEDLDGIEKDGDVEEEEEVDEDAIDDEEDSLEDCRSPPLDFQEHNEGDMMEPTSMIEIVTHEASPTDT; encoded by the exons ATGCCTGAAGCCAATTACCTGCTGTCGGTGTCTTGGGGTTACATTAAG TTTAAGAGAATGTTGAATCGGGAGTTGACACACCTATCTGAGATGAGTCGATCTGGGAATCAGGTGTCCGAATTCATCTCCAACACTTTCTTAG ACAAACAGAACGAGGTGGAGATACCATCACCCACACCCAAGACAcgggagaagaagaagcagcacaAGCAGCAGCTGATGACGCAGATCAGCGGTGTCAAGAAGATCTCCCATGGGCCTTCGCTTTCAAGCAGCAGCATCTCACGTTTCGGTGTCAAAACGGATAAAGAGGAGTTGCTGTCCAAGGAACTCGACGATCTGAACAAATGGGGTCTGAATATCTTCACAGTTTCCGAGTACTCAAACAGCCGACCTCTTACCTGCATCATGTACGCCATCTTTCAG GAGCGGGAtctattaaaaacatttaagatcCCAGTGGACacatttgtggcttatatgaTGACACTAGAAGATCATTACCATTCCGATGTGGCCTACCACAACAGCCTGCATGCAGCTGACGTAGCCCAGTCCACGCACATCCTTCTCTCTACTCCAGCCCTCGAT GCTGTCTTCACTGATCTTGAAATCCTCGCTGCCATCTTTGCCGCTGCCATCCATGATGTTGACCATCCTGGAGTATCAAACCAATTCCTCATCAATACCA ATTCCGAGCTGGCCCTGATGTACAACGATGAGTCTGTGCTAGAGAATCATCACTTGGCTGTGGGATTCAAACTCTTGCAAGAAGAAGGCTGTGACATCTTCCAGAACCTCACAAAAAAGCAGCGACAGTCCCTACGCAAGATGGTCATTGACATG GTTTTAGCAACTGACATGTCCAAACACATGAGTCTGTTGGCTGATCTGAAGACAATGGTGGAAACCAAGAAAGTGACGAGCTCTGGAGTGCTGTTGCTGGACAATTACACAGACAGAATACAG GTGCTGCGAAACATGGTGCATTGTGCTGATTTGAGCAACCCCACAAAGTCCCTTGAGCTGTACCGTCAATGGACTGATCGGATAATGGAGGAATTCTTCCACCAGGGAGACCGGGAGAGGGAACGAGGGATGGAGATCAGTCCGATGTGTGATAAACACACAGCTTCAGTGGAAAAAAGTCAG GTGGGTTTCATTGACTACATTGTCCACCCTCTGTGGGAAACTTGGGCCGATCTGGTTCATCCCGATGCGCAGGATATTCTGGACACACTGGAAGACAACAGGAACTGGTATCAGAGCATGATCCCCCAGAGCCCCTCCCCACCCTTCTATGATCAAGGTTCTCATGGACATGGGGGAGGCACTGGAGGGCCAAGTGGGGACAAGTTTCAGTTTGAGCTGaccctggaggaggaggacttggacGGTATAGAGAAAGATGGTgacgtggaggaggaagaggaagtagaTGAGGATGCGATCGATGATGAGGAGGACAGCCTAGAAGATTGTCGTTCTCCTCCTCTGGACTTTCAGGAGCACAACGAGGGTGACATGATGGAGCCCACGTCGATGATCGAGATCGTGACGCACGAGGCGTCACCCACAGACACATAG